The sequence below is a genomic window from Lolium perenne isolate Kyuss_39 chromosome 4, Kyuss_2.0, whole genome shotgun sequence.
CGCTGAGTCCTATCTGGAAACAGATACAAATATCTGGAATTTGGAGTCTATATAAAGGTCCTTACCCTCTAGCCTCAATATGCATTGTGAGCGGCACCACCGATAAGGCAGAGGAATAGAGGGTAGGCCGAATAGCTCCTAACCCTAATTTCTTACAAAGGTTTAATTTAGACACCGTCTACAACATTAAGGTTTATTTCAGACttcactctttttttttttgcgggtatgtTCTTGTTAGCCAAATTTAGTATGCTGAAGCATGGTTGACAGGTTGCAACTTGAACCAGCCCAAATCTGGCCACACAGTATTGAGCAGGTTGCAATCACAAGATGTATCAGGAAGAATCAACAGCAAACTAAGTGAACAAAAAAAAAGCGAGTGCACACCTTggtcctgctgctgctgctgctgctggtttGCAGAGGTGCTCCCCTGCGATCCGGTTGACCTCCTGAGCTGCATCCCATTAACGGCGTCGGCGCCGGCCACGTCCTCCTTGGCTGGCTTCCCGGGCACCGAGGAGGAGCCGACGGAGCTCCTCCTCCCGAGCATCTTCCGGCGCGCCtcgaggcggcggcggctctgCATCTCCCGGCGGCGCCAGCGCTCCTCCTCGGTGTCAGTGGGCAGCGAGCTGGTCCGCAGCAGCTGCAGCGGCGAGGCCGGGGAggggtcgccgtcgccgtcggcgtcggcgtcggcgaGGGAGACGGAGCAGGCGGAGGCGATGGACGCGGAGCGCGCCAGGCGCGGGCGCTTGGCGTCCGGGGAGCGGTCGGTGCCGAAGCGGCCGCCGAGGGAGAGCCCCAGGCCGAGCGAGAGGCCCAGGCCGAGGTCGATCTCGTCCGACTCGCCGCCCTCCGTGCTCCCGCCCTCCTCAGGCGGCGCCACCTTCCCGCCGCCGAAGATGCCAAGAAAGTCCCTCGAAGCCATGGGGGAGCGGAGCAGAGAAGCAGCACCAGCAAGAAAGCCTCGCTCTGTTCCACGAAGTCTCCCTCAAAGATCCTCACCACCCTCTTGCACTTCCGAAGCAGGGAGGTGCCGGCCGGACAGTCATGAAGTGGTGCGTTGAGTCCAAACCATGGCTAGAGCTGCCAAGAACTCGCATCCAAGCTCTCAGGCAAGCCAAAGAGCACGACGCGGTCGATTAGTTGCTGCGGAAGATGGCAGTTCATGCGGAGGGAAGAATGGGGCAGGGAAGTCGAGTGGATTCGCTTTGCCCGGCGGAATCGAGCGAGAGAAATGGTAGGATAGTAGATTGGAGGAAATGGGTCTCGAGGAGATAAGAAGCAGGGAAGCAGCAATCAGGGCAGATCTCTGTGTCCGTGTGAGATTGGTGGGAGGAGCAGGGGAGAGGAGGGAGACAGGAGGGACGTGTCCGCCTACtaatcattttcttctttctccgccCACTTGCCCGTTAATGTACGATTAGTTAGTGTCGCAAGTGGGGCGTAGATAATTAGGGGGaggtttgttcaaaaaaaaaaagataattaGGGGGAGGCGCCTAGATGGGCGCGGAGGGTGACCACGTGTCGGACGGCGCCCACACGCTCACCAGCCGAGCCGTGCTGACTGCTGAGCCGAGCTGGGGACGGATGGAGCAGGTCGGGGACGGGAGAACGGACacgtgttagacacacaacatcgTTTCATGAGATGATATCCGttggttagggcatctccagccgcgcgacgcaaacgagcgaccgtttgtgtccgccgtgaccggaaatgcgtctggcaccacctccagtgGGGTGACGCAAAGTGACTGGgccatccgcggagacgcaaacctggcccaaatatgcgccaggtttgcgtctccgcggacgctcgacgGTCGCGGAATCTGTCCGCGTTGCGTACATCcgggcccggtcggcagtgagtaggtaagcaaaagatttttttcattactattgattggccaaaaggaccatctttacagagatggttagtcgagttaacctaaaactacaacggctgtacctactcgcagtcgcgcgccctactagtggccgccggatgggccggcgccgtcgtcgaagcTGGAGCGCTTCTTGCACTCCGCGCGCGCCGCACGCCGGCGAGCGGACCGCCGCCGCAcgggccgcctcctcctccgccgccgctggaccgccgccgccgccgggcctcctcctcctcacgcCACCGCCTGACCGCCGCCGTGCGTCCTCCTTCGCTTTGGACCGCCGCACTTTGGATCGCCGCCACGTCGGCGATGAAGCGGGCCCcgtccctagccgccgccgccacgccttcgtccctggcggcgatggcgaccTCCGCCTCCGGTTCtctgctcgacccgcgcgggagaagggccctacgccgagcgagtccaggtcggagcacattaacccccgAGCCATGGCCGTCGCATAGCCggcggcttcctcctccgccacccaagCCTGGCGGCGGCGGGCGTCCCCGGCCaggactcgaaggacgcgagcgAGCGAACTCGGCGCTCACCGGCGCACTCGAAAGCGCTTGGGCACGGGGGGGtcgtcgtccgcgatgtcgtggatgacggcgtcggccggaggggccgcgatggccgcccgcgcctccgcgagctcggccatggcgttggcgatctccgccctAGTCGCtgcgaggcgcccttccgcgcgctttgccgcctccgcctccgcgacctctaggtccagctgctgggcctcaacgccggcggcggctacctcgtcctcctcctcctccgggtggagctggcggcacatgtgaacaacgtgctcccaaCTCATGTGGTCcgccatggatggatggtagggttagcttgaggtgtgcccgtaGCCCCCggcggtgtccaccatatatagccacggcggggcgggaaacggcgttggcgcgcagggcgtttcccgcgcgcgcgaaacgccggcgaaacttgccaatgtattgggcacgcgcgagaacgatcgtcgtcgcgcgggaacagttaatcgccggcggcagtcctcgacgggacgtaaaacgccattagcgaCCTTGACGCTGTCCCCGGATAAACTATGCGTTCGCACCGCTGGAggtacccccgacgcaaacggtcgccctgggccacaacgcgtccgcgggccgacgcaaacggacatttcggacgtctgaaatgcgtcggcccgctggagatgccctaagaccaACTCAAATAGTATAGGTGccaaaatggtcgaaatcgactgcgcttccgtttgcgtcgggttggctccagcggcacgatggTTT
It includes:
- the LOC127332504 gene encoding ninja-family protein Os03g0419100; translated protein: MASRDFLGIFGGGKVAPPEEGGSTEGGESDEIDLGLGLSLGLGLSLGGRFGTDRSPDAKRPRLARSASIASACSVSLADADADGDGDPSPASPLQLLRTSSLPTDTEEERWRRREMQSRRRLEARRKMLGRRSSVGSSSVPGKPAKEDVAGADAVNGMQLRRSTGSQGSTSANQQQQQQQDQGVDRSAVCQSTDDRSSTNENTNQNIVIPPPATAAAAGGPTNSAMPEQPPLRTLGSLTTMRTSSTSDMKKCMMEDMPMVSSKVEGPGGKKIDGFLYRYKKGGEGVRIVCVCHGSFLTPAEFVKHAGGGDVSNPLRHIVVNPAPSAFL